A window of Cucurbita pepo subsp. pepo cultivar mu-cu-16 chromosome LG06, ASM280686v2, whole genome shotgun sequence contains these coding sequences:
- the LOC111797108 gene encoding uncharacterized protein LOC111797108 isoform X1 → MTDKGRPLPKFGEWDVNDPTSAEGFTVIFNKARDEKKTGGKPDSPGKVDAQGRSGADPAKAPPKKWLCCIQSLFDFIYLVRHFMFMKHEFPSFFYL, encoded by the exons ATGACG gaCAAAGGTCGGCCATTGCCAAAGTTTGGTGAGTGGGATGTTAATGATCCGACATCAGCTGAGGGGTTCACCGTGATTTTTAACAAAGCTAGGGATGAGAAGAAAACAGGCGGCAAACCTGATTCACCTGGGAAAGTTGATGCACAGGGCCGGTCTGGAGCGGATCCTGCCAAGGCACCGCCT AAGAAATGGCTTTGCTGTATCCAAAGTCTCTTTGATTTTATATACCTTGTTAGGCACTTTATGTTCATGAAACATGAATTTcctagttttttttatctttga
- the LOC111797108 gene encoding uncharacterized protein LOC111797108 isoform X2, which yields MTDKGRPLPKFGEWDVNDPTSAEGFTVIFNKARDEKKTGGKPDSPGKVDAQGRSGADPAKAPPKKWLCCIQSPPAES from the exons ATGACG gaCAAAGGTCGGCCATTGCCAAAGTTTGGTGAGTGGGATGTTAATGATCCGACATCAGCTGAGGGGTTCACCGTGATTTTTAACAAAGCTAGGGATGAGAAGAAAACAGGCGGCAAACCTGATTCACCTGGGAAAGTTGATGCACAGGGCCGGTCTGGAGCGGATCCTGCCAAGGCACCGCCT AAGAAATGGCTTTGCTGTATCCAAAGTCCCCCTGCTGAATCTTGA